In the genome of Caenorhabditis elegans chromosome IV, the window CATCTGAGTGAACTTGTCAATTGTTGGTTGATGACCTGCACGGGCGAGTCGTGCTTGAACAAGCGATCTCAACATCATTTTCTGCGAGTCTTCTCCAGCTTGTTCTGCGAATCCGAGCTCTGCCCCAGTCTGCTCGAACATCTTAACGACGAGTTGTTTAGCACTGAAATAATATACTgtcaattaattttgaatcgCTAATATCAAACCTCTTCAAAGTGTCTTCGGACATTTCACGAGCACAAGCCAAGAGCTTGCTCATTCCTTCATCGATAGCTCCCCAGACAACATATTCATCTTCTTTTGCGGAAGAAGCTGCGACTTGAACAAACTGTGCGATGGAAACACGTCCGGTATTGAGAAGAGCAGAGAGATCATTAATCAATCCGAATCGATCGAGTACTGGCATTCGGCGAGAAGCGATATCGGGCAGCATTGCAGTTAGCATTTCATCCGAATATTCGACTCGGTAGAATCCAGTTGTTCCAGAGTTGAGCTTCACCCATTCTCCTGGAGCGACACCTTCAATCGTGAATTCTTGCTGCTTCTCCTTTAGCAAAAATCTGGCTTTCACATCACTTGGAGAACTTCCGACAGCAACTGTAATTGGCACTTGCCACTGGCTATTTTTCGGGTCTTCACCTCCATCGGAAATGAATCGACGTTGCTCCACGGTCAAAATGCGATTGTTACCATCTTGTCTCTGGGAGACCTTCAGCACAGGGAATCCCATTTGTTGGGTCCAACCGGACATCAATTCATTCACGTTTTGTCCTGAAGCCTCGCTCAGTGCGGTCCACAAATCTTGAGTAACTGCATTCGAATATTGGAATCTCTTCAAATAGAGGCGAAgtcctttttgaaaaactggcTCCGATAGATAATAGCAGAGCATGCGGTTGACTGAATTGGATTTGGCGTAAGTGATCGAATCGTAAATCTCATCAAGCTCATTCGGATTATCAATTTCAACTTCGATTGGATGAGAGTTTCGAAGTGCATCAAGTCCCATTCCAGACGCGAGTTCATCATTCAGGAAATGAAGCCAGATCTTGAACTCTGGACAGTTAGCGCCAACGAACATGTATTCCATGAATGATGCAAATCCTTCTTTAAGCCAAAGATCAGTCCAccatttctgaaaagaatGAATATATATGtttattagttgaaaattcCCTACCATAGTCACAAGATTTCCGAACCATAAATGAGCCAACTCGTGAGCAACGACTAAAGCAACTCTAGACTTTTGTCTGGTGGACGTGACTCCTGGATCAACAAGAAGAGCGATTTCACGATACGTGACAAGTCCCCAGTTCTCCATCGCACCCATTGAGAAGTCCGGAATAGCAATCAGGTCACATTTTGGAAGAGGGTATTTGATGTCGAACCACTCATTGTACCAGTCAATgcacctgaaaattagaaattgaaacttcatttgaattattactgaaaattcagctaaaattaTTCTTTAAGATAACTCACTTCACAGAAAGATCCAAACTGTATTGACCTTGTTCTTTCTTTCCAGGTACAGTATACACACGCATCTCAACTCCGCTTTTCGTTTGTGCACTGATATATTCCAGCTCACCAACGGCGAAAGCGACGAGATACGATGACATCTTTGGTGAAGTTGCAAATGTAACTGCCTTTCTCTTTCCATCAGCAGTCGGTGTTTCGGAGATTACATTCATATTGGAGAGAGCGGTCAGATGATTTTCTACTTCCAAAGTAACGTCGAAAGTTGCCTTGTAAATTGGCTCATCGAAACATGGGAATGCATAGCGAGCATAAGTCGACTCAAACTGAGTTGAAGCCAAGAACTTTTCGGTGCCGTTCTTATCCTTGTACTGACTGCGATAAAATCCTCGCATCTTATCGTTCAGTTCACCGACAAACTTGAAGTCGAGCTGAACCTTCTGTGGCTGCATGGTAGTCGGAAGCTTGATAGTCAAAATATTGAGCTTATCGTCGTAGCTAGTTTCGAGAGATTTAGAAGCGTCTCCTGGCTGAGTGATAAGCGATACCGACTGAATCAGCAAACTCTGTGCATGCACCTTCAAGACATCAGTAGCTTCTTTGATTGTGACGTCAATCGTTGCATGACCATCGAAagagaatctgaaaaacaagaattagAACTTGAAGTggttttgttgcaaatttaaaCTACATATCAACATTTATTACTGCCGTCCTAGCTaaactgaaatattattaCAGAACTTACTGGTTGAGGCATGGCGATAAACGGACGTTGTAATGAGTTGGTTCGGCGAATGTTGGAAGCCTCTCAAATTTGACCGCCGCGCTTGGGTTTCCACAGGCCGccattctgaaaagttttattaataaaatgaatttttgacacAACTAAATTGAAAGAAAGAGAAGGATAtcacaaatgaaaaaaaacactactAGGAATGGCGGGAAATGTGGAAAGGAGTTTCTgattggaataaaaaattaagagaCGACTGTAACGTTATGCTCCGTGGCATCATCTTGCTTTAATCCTTTAGCTTCTGATGCTTTTTCTTGCTCAAAAGTGTCGAGCGATTCAGGAGTGAAAGCAAATGGAAGAAGAGCGCGAGTTGAGGTGATGAGAATTTTATTGTTAGATGCAGTTCCCACAACAACCTGCAACGATGacagtgaaaaattaagaagCTCTAGTTTTCTTACTTTATAGTCACCGAATTCAACTAGAAATTGACGGCAAAGTCCACAGGGAGACGCAGGTTCGCTGAGCTCAGTGACGACAGCAATGGCACGGAATTTCGTGTATCCTTGTGACACAGCAGAAACAATAGCACTACGCTCAGCGCAGATAGTGCCACCGTATGAAGCATTCTCGACATTGCAGCCTACAGAAAATGctagaaacttcaaaaatgcatGTTGCGAAACTGAGAAGCCCGCAGACATCTCGAGTTATGCAACGACAAGAAATCACAAATTACCCTGGACAATTTCCCCAGATTCAGTGAGAAGCGCTGCACCAACTGGAAACTTGCTGTATGGGCAATGTGCCCGTTTCATCGCAGCTCGGGCCAAATGAACTAGTTCCACATCGGAAATATCTTGAGGAAGACTATTCGCGGCCATCTGTAGTTAACTATGACAAAAGTGCATGAAATGAGAAGCGAATGAGGCGAATTAAATTATTAGAAGAACAGAGAACAACATTGATGAGAAAAGTTAGCAATACACAAAAGAATTTGCGTTGTGGAACGCATGCAAAGTGACGTTAAATCCCATATTCAGTGAACGGGTCGcgttatatttaaaaaaaacatgacaAAATGGGAACTTTGCAACTATTTTTCAGCCTCAACTTCGAGAATTGgtgaaatgaaaaatccacGGGACATTTTTGCGCGCGCGCGGCCCGAGAAGTGGTacctgtacgcaatttgtctaccgtatacctggacgtttgggcgcgtgtatctcaaaaacggttggtccagtttttttgtgatgcatataAATAATGTccgaaattaaattctaaattttttggaccaaagcttttttcattatcacgcgcccaaacctggtctacactcaaattatcagtagagcgcatttgcatagATGTACCACTTGCCGGGCCGTGGCGCGCGCGCGCATtacaaaagtcaaaaaaatgcGCGAGCGTGTTTGCGTATCTCATTGCGTACTCCAGCGTACCGTAGTTTGTCGACCACGAACGTTCGTTCGCGAACGAATTCGAACTCAATTCAAACTTGTCTCTCTTTTTATAACAATGCCGAAATCATTGCGAAAACGGTTTGTACTTGTGAGTATCGATGATAACATCGAACAAATTAATGCTGCACGAAAGCTTCGTCGCtatttggtgagttttttctttaattattcttcctaattcatatttttagacGAACAATCACTTGAATCACATTTTCTCGTCAACTCCGGAAGAAATGAAAGAATATTTGGATAAATTGGACAGTGgaacttttaattttcgagaaaCAGCCGAGGAACAGAAATCGGTTGATCCGTTTTCGGAAGCAAACCAACCCGCCATTCAGATGTCTTCAAACCAAGAAATATTAGAGAAATGGGCGGTAAGGATTGAATAACTCGAATATTGttcgaaaataataaaaagtatTTCAGCGCGGAACTTTCGCCGAAAACTCGGATGCGTTGAAACTTTTGCTCGAGCCAACTAACATCGAGGAAGATGCAGTTTTGGATGATCACGAATCAGAGAACATTGTAAACAGTAAGAGTTcgttcatttaatttttaatatttcgcTGATAACAGATATTCCGCAATTGTTTATGGTAAACTCAATGGATGCTGAAACACCAAATGACTCGATAATCGTTGAAAACGGAAAGGAAGATCAACTTGATATGGCATATTGTTCGGTGAGACCCCGACAATTGCGTCAGATTCAActacaattttcagctgtgCAAGCATGAAGTGGAAACCGGTAGAAAccgaaatacaaaaattaggaAACAGACTGAACATGTTCTAGACGCCCACCCAGAATCGGAATTTCTCAATGTAGACATAGCAAAACGCTATGAGTGTGTCCACTGTTTGAGAACTCTTCCTGTGTCGAAATCACCATGTGAACATATTTCTGAACACCACGATAAAACCCAcgtggaaattgaatttcgtgACTTATGGTAGGAAAATCACATTGAAGaaatgcttttaaaaattcgattcaaATTTAGGTCCAATGAGCAAGTGTCAACTTTCAATTCAGTTATGGAAAAATGCTTCTTGCGTCATCTTCCAGTTCCCAGAAGCCGTAGAATTCGAAACGGAAACACCTGGTATCTCTCCGAAAAGGCCTCGTACAGAATTGTTCGAGGAGGTGAAATTATCCATATCAGCACTGTGGCTGATAAAAGCAAAACAGATGTGAGTTgttgaaaaaaggtttttgtaaatatttcaaaaacatagaaataagcttttggagaaaaaattaatagaaactGGAAGAAGTCGTGAAGCCTATCAGTAGAATGAAATGTTTCAGAATGACACAATGTAAGATCATTAGATTTTTCGTGGAAATTGCTTTAGATTGGTGTGAAAATGATAAACATAACAGACGTATAGACAAATAGGGTGAATGACGTTAGAACCCACCCTTCCATTTTCGATAACGAAAAAGGATAGTTAGAGGTTGGCACTTCGAGACACTATTGTCATCAAAAACACATACACACACCGGGACGCAGAACTGACCCGTGTTCGCCTCTTGCCGTGCGATGGAGCATGTTTGCTGTTGTGTGGTAGGGACGGCACTGGGCGCCGGCGACAAATGAAAGACGTCGGATGGCCGAAAAATTGCGCAGGCAAAGCTGATGAGTGTTGACGGGCTTGATGGATGCTGTAAAAATGTTAGAATGAACAACAGGCGAAACAGcgatttttgagtcaaaaatacggtaccgagtttcgacacgaaaaatttcattttaggagtactgtaacttcaatctctcgtttttctcattgttttccaataaaattgatgtgtttgttcaaaaaataggtTTAAAACAGGATGAAAATGTTACAGAATCGagattttgaaactacagtaatctttaaaggggCAGACCTtgtatttaagaaaaatttgtcgtgtcgagaccgggtaccgtatttttggctcCTGTGCTGATCTTAACGGCTAGGATGTTATTATTCTGACCATGCTATTGCTGATATCTAGATGACCAGATTTCACAATATTCAGTAGTATAGTTGTGCACAGTTGATCAAGTGACACTTATCATTTAATATTATTGTTTCCACGAATTCAGAGTACTGAATTTATCAGCTGTCAGTCTTATCAACTCACATGaccaaaatctgcaaaatctgcttttttttgcaattactTCTAAGCTatgtaaaattacaaaatttcctaGAAAACGGGAAATTAATTACCTTTACTGCAACGGACAGCCTGTCGAACTGCTAATCTTCCCAGCATTCTGAAATCTGGAACGACAGAATTACAGATTTTTAGtatataattttgtaaaatcaatgttatttttagaatGGAAAAGAAAGCAAGCAAAGTCGTCTGGATAATTCTGAACGCGGAAAACCTACACGCTCGATGGATTCAGACTatgatatttttgataatcAGGATGAAACTGATTCTGAAGAAGGTGCTCGAAGCGAGTCTATAGATACAGGAAATAAAGGTAAATGTCATTATTTAGattagaattttcagctttcttTTGGatggttttgaaatattatcgCTCTCAgcattattttgtttttttccaaatttttgtaggAGTAGTAAATATAGTAAAcgtttgaaaagaaatttttattgatgatTATaattttcggtgtttttaaaactttttttcaatacaatttcttccagaaaggttaggttttctaaaaaagaatttctaaattaaaactaCTCATTTCCAGAATACTCTTATTTAGTGtaggtttttcaattaatgaaattcaatttaactCCAATCATCACTATCCCAATcgtttaaaattgtgaaaatagtTTCAGAAAGTGAACCTGGCAGTCTTCAGAGCGTCATCGATCTAGAATAGTCTTATCTTAAATGTTcccctgtttttttttcaccataCCCGTTGTACTCTTTTGTTTCGATAATTGTTCTGCATTTAATGAAcctgtttctcaaaaaaaattgtatagcGACAGCTGAACACGGTAAATATAATTCAACATTGAGCACTTCTTGaagttcatcaaaaaatttacgattttCATGTAGAAATATACACAACATACAAATGCCCAAAACATGGAAATAGAAGGCAACTCGggtaaatgtttttgaataatgaaaaaaatatcaaataaataTGGTATAaactaattagaaaaatgagaattttcaaaaatttactcgTCGTGTGGGAGTGGAACAACTTCTGTAGATGGTGTTGGGTGTCCACCAATGCCAAAGTAACGGAAGGCAGCCAACGTGAGTTCAAGTCCGAAGAAACAGGCAGCGTTTGCAGGGAAAGCACGGAGCATTACTGGCCAGAATCCCTGAAATTTATACAAATTGTAGCTAGAAATCAGGTAAAgtatatatgtatgtaaatGTGTCGAGAAATGACGAAAAATTCACTTGCATCGTCccaatcgtttaaaaaaaatcaccttgAACAGAGCTCTAGGACCCTCTTCGCGAAGAACCTCTCTCAAAACTCCACGGATTCCATCTGGATACTTTCCTTCAGGGGCTGTTTGTAATCGAGATTTGAGAACATCAGCTGGAATACACACTCCCCAATTGGCAATACCAGCAAGTCCTCCAGCCATCAATGTTGCTCCTGGTGACAATGTTCTTTGAGCTCCTTCTCCAgagaatttcttttttagatATTCATATACTGAAAGATAAGCGGCTGAAGCTGGGATGTCTCTGAGCAGAGTGGCACCAGTTCCTCTGTAGATTGATGAAATTCCTCCTTGtttatatagttttttgaCAACATCAAGTGGACCATCGTAATGAACTCCAGAACCAGCAGATCCAGCTTGCTGAACTTGAAGAAGACACTTGATTCGTTCACCAGGAACCATCACAATTGTTGTGAAGACTCCAGCAAGAGCTCCAGCATTAGCGTTTTGGATGAATGTCATCTCCTGGCCTGAAATGCAAAATGGTAAGATTAAttctcatattttcaatttatttgtttgCCCATGATGATTTAGTACTAACTTGGATCAGTTTGCTGCAGCCATTTTCCAACTGCACATCCTccgaaaaaaactgcaaaaagtgGAGAAACACCAACAAGTGGAGCTGCCATTCCTTTGTAGAGGGCAAAAAATCCTTCTTTGGAAACTGTTCGTTTGACACAATCAAGAGCTCCGGTAAATTGTGGCTTCTCCCCTGGTTTTGGCATTGGCATAGTTTGAATTCGGACTTTGACAGTATCGAATGGATGTCCGACGATTACGGTACATGATCCACCGACTCCTCCTGCGATGAAATTCAGAAGAACGTCCGACATTTCAATgcgtctgaaaaataaaatgtaaaaacttCGATCTGAtggctgaaattttccgatattAAGTAAGGTTAATGTAGAAATTAAgtggttttttgatttaagaaaaataccTGAATcctgttatttaaaaaaagggtGATAATATTTAGTTTTGTTCAAGTTAAtacatttctgaatttaagAAAACCCTGTCAGGCCTTGTAAGAAATGTTTAACTTATCTTAACTTATCTTATCaaagaaaattgcactttAAACGCTAAATTtcgaatataaaatttaaaattggatttttaggaGTTTTTAAAGAACAGTAAAGCTTTTTTATCCTATTTAGATCGATAGTGGGAACGAATGTTTACGAAGATATCAACAACAAAAGGAAgataaaaaaataagtgaagAAAATGTTTGTGTGTCCGACCACGTCGTTGCTGTGAGGGTTCGCCACAAATAACAGCCAATGAACACAGAGATTGCTGGACTACTCTCCGAGAAAGAGAAGATAACGAAACGTTATTGAGATAGTACAGAAACCGGGGAGACGCAGATAGCATTCGTTTTTTGCACTTTGCCCTTCAGGAAGACTACATCGTGGCTTATTTGTAGTCTTGGGAGAAAATAAATGCATAAATGTGGTTTGATCAAAATATCGTTCAGGTAAAATGACTAAATTAAgagcacaaaaaatgaaatcgcaGAATAATTATGATTTAGTATGCAAACAGCAATCACAGATGCAAAGGGAATACAgtgttgaaaatgttgaaaaatcttcAGCGAAATTAtcatagtttttctttcaCTTCCTGCGAGAGAACCTGTTCGTAGGTTGGAGGTGGCGGCAGGTTGCCTGAAGACGTCGGGAGTGTTGGTGGAGCAGATGAAGATGGACCTGGTGGTGGAGCACAGTAGGGAGGGGCGAACGACGGGGTTGAGCTGTTGCCATGCTGAAAGTGGGTATGgtaaagttgaaatttaaaaatgtgtgttACCGAGTAGAAGTAATACGATCCTGGAGCAGGGGGAATGTTCCTGTCTGGGACTCGGTTTGAGAAGTCTGGTCCGTCGAGGAATCCCTCACAGAAGTTGTCGTAAGCCCCAGGCAGATCGGTTCTTGCAAATGCGACTGTAGTAGTTGGAACCGATTGGAGTTGTTGGCCAGCGGAGGTGAAGTAGAACTCGTTTTGTTGAACAAGCGGACCTTGTGGATATGTTGGCATCGGATAGTGGGCAACTTGCGGAGGAGGTGGAACGgcctaaaaaaatcaaattattcatGATTTAAAGTTAAGTAAACTTACACTTTGCTTCGGATAGCTTGGTGCTTCATTCATTCCACTTTTCTTATCGGTTTTCTTGCTTCCAAAAAGTGGCATTTTTCACTTCTCGTCGATCtcagagcaaaaaaaaagaaatgaaaagagCAGCAGCGTGAGAAATGAATCAAGATCGATGAAAGCGCGCTCTCTGCTGTCCACAGATGAAAATGCCTAGCAACGACTTACAAACTCGCTCACTGATCAGTTTTCAGTGCACACACTAATCAGAATAGCACTGAAAAACTTATTCGCGTTTAAGTTGAAACAAGTGGAAGAGAAACAAGTGAAGTCTCGTCCTACGGCCGGGATACACATAAATTTAtgttgaaaaaggaaaaaagagcaGAGAAACAAAGAACAGAGAAAACAGCATTGAGAATAAACAGAACAGACAACGAAAGAGTACTCAGAATTGAAAACCAACTGAATCAACAAGGAAATAATAATACTGCACAACTTAATTGGCCAGCACTACTTTTAGATCTACAATAACCTGATTTTCTGAATCGAAAAAACTGGCGAACATATGTCTTCCAGGGCAAGAATTGCCATGATCAGTGAATAAATCTCTTGTTTCTTGCTCAACATTCAAATTGACTCCAATTTGGCGTCCATTGGCGACTTGTGGTATACATCTTTTCACTGCACTCATTTGAACATCTGTAGAGTTGGTAAATGTGAGTTCATAGTTTACAACTCGATCTTGGTGTTCGCTGGCGTTGAAGAAGAATGTGTTCACTATGTAGtcgatttgttttttcaattgaactttctgcaatgagaaaaaaaaccaattagaAAGACAAAAGAGGAACTTACCACTGATGAACCAACTTTCAATGGTACAATTCTTTTCAATATGATCGTTTGCATTGGGAATAACACCAAGAAATCTCTGCCAGCAGTATAGACGTTCCCCTCGTTGAACATGGGATCAAAAAGACGACTTCCTGAGCAATCAACGATCAATTtgcaattcaaaataatttcttcgTCTCCAAGACACACTGGTTCGCATCTATCAAACAAGGGACAGTTGAAAAGAGTGGTAGAAGTGAAAACATCCTCGTCATCCCATTCAATTCTTGCAGCATCTTCAATAGAAGAACATGCTTCTGTTCTTAATCGAAGATTCAATACTTTTGGTTGCCAAGAGAGCAGCATCATACGGAAGAGTTCAAATGGGATGAAATATGACACTGGCATCACTCTTTCCACAAGCTCTTCGCTGTATGCCATCAGAATATCCGGTAAAACCATTGTTAATTTGTCAACTTTTGTTGTTCCAAACTTCATCTTTATCTGATCCAGGAACTTTTTTTCGTCATCAGAACATGAATAGTCAAGTTTATGGGCAGTATTCTCTAGAAAGCTGAAATAATAAGATgtaaataatatatttaataATAATAGCTTACAATGAGGCAATAGCTAATTCCTGAAAATGACCTTCCTTTGGCGCAAGATCTAGCAATGTAATCAGTGGAACAATTGGAGGTTGGTCGCATTGacaattattttgaatcaaCTTTTCGATTCCTGCTTTCATCCATAATAATGGATTCAAAATCTTCCTGCAATTGATCGGTGGGAGCCCAAATGAGTCAGAGTCGAATGGAAAAATTTCTGCACTTTTTACATTCAGATGGAACGATTTAATAAGATTTTCGAGATGGAGTATGACAGAGACTGTAGATGTTCGAATATTGTTGATAAAAATCGGTGTTTTGTTGAGATCAGTTTCTGTCAGTGTTTCCAATTCTGCCCATTTCGACTCATCAAACGGTAGAGCAAGCGTGATTCGAATGTGCTCAAAATATGAATTGACTTTCGATAGGAAAACTTCGCTGAGTCTGTCGGAACgagatttcaaatattcctgAATGATTTGAAAGTTTATCATGTAAAAAAATCTCTAGACTTACTTGCCATTGAATTAAGATCCCGATAGTCTCTTCAAAGGTTCCACTGCTTGTGAAAAGAGGAACAATTATTTTGTCATTTAATTGCTCGTCGCTgacttcttcaaaaaatacatcATCCTTGTCTATTTTCCTTTCGACAAAGTCAATCTTGAGTCTTTTCTGAAGTTTTGACGGCCACTCCATTTTAATAGTAGAGATCACTTACCCATTGAGTTTGTGTGGTGACTGAgttcttcgattttttgcccattgcaaaaatataaataataaaaGGAATAAGTATCCCCGAAAgcttttcaaagttaaattaaagttaaaaaaaatagaaaaaaaataatgtttaacaataagtacgcaaacaccgtgaAGAAACATCGGAACTGACGCGCAATGTTGGTAAtggtgttttttaaaataacttttttattttctaattagtAAATTAATTCTATCGTAAATATTGATCATTCATGATTACAAACATTCTTGAGACCTGTTAACATtgttatttctaaaattccagGATTTTCATCATATGCTTAGTCTACCCGTGGCCGCCAGATTCGTGACTCTTTCTTGGGCGGTGTTTTACATCCTCGCTGTCCTTTTCGGCGCTCCGTTTTTCTCTGATATAATTGCAACCGCTGTACTTGCTGTATGAGAAGATTAAGcacatgaaaataatttatttttcctgttttcagaCAGCTCTAACGGCCGTCTCTGCTCTGCCTGCCGTCTTCCTATTCGATTCAGAAGAGCGAGCGGTTGAAGTGATCCTACAATTATTTTCGTGTGAAGGCAATCCAACACCAAAAGAATCAGTTTTACTGTTCAACTCCGTATTCGCTTTTTTGGGTGCTTGGGCAGCAGCTGCTGTTCATCCATTGGATTGGGATCGTTGGTGGCAGGTAATCACGCATATATGCGCGCATACACTTCTTGTCAAATGtgtaataaattaatttacagCGATACCCTCTTCCTTCCCTCGTCGGTTGCTTTATTGGAGCAGTTATTGGTATTTTTATTGCCATTACCCGGATTTTTGTCATCAAGCGGACCGCTTACAATAAGACTAAAAAACGCTAAACAATGGTTCAGCGTCAAAAAACTCTTGCGACATTCGGAGCAGGACCTTTTGCAACAGGTGATTCAAGTGGTGGTCGATTCGGTCATTATACATTTGATGATGCCCCACAACTTCTCGGAATTCTGTTGGCAGAATTTCATAACACTTTAGGTGCAATCATCAAACATTCTGTTccgaaagaaaataataaagttGAGGCAACTTTTCACTTCACAAAAGGTATGTTATATTAATCcaaataataaaatgaatttatgTTTCAGGCTTGATCATTCCAAAACCATCCATGTTCCGTAACTCATTTTCACTGACCATCAAATCTCTTCGCTGCAAAGTTCTCATGTTTCCCGTTGGAATAGATCACAAAAGCTACGAACGTGGTCGTTTCACTTTCGATATGGCTTTCATCGTTGACATGACATCATCTGCAGAAACAATGTATGAGCCAATTGTACAGAAATGCGCGGAATATTTGATTGAATTGGAGATGGAATACAAATTTCTCACAAATCCAAAATACAAGGATCAGGTTCTTGATGTAATGGAGAGAATGTTCAATGATCTGTCGAATAAAGGTAAACTTTGTATTTTTCTATGAATAacaagattttaaatttaggcGAAAGTGTGATTGAAGTCAGTCTTGAAGATGAAAAGATTGTGacattatatttcaaattatgcCCATTGTATCGTGGATGTGAACCTCCAGAAATCGATTATCATATGGTTCCAATGTTCATAAGAGAAGTGACGCTTACCGATCATCTCATAGAAAAAATGGATGTTCTGTCACA includes:
- the cdd-2 gene encoding Cytidine deaminase (Confirmed by transcript evidence), translated to MAANSLPQDISDVELVHLARAAMKRAHCPYSKFPVGAALLTESGEIVQGCNVENASYGGTICAERSAIVSAVSQGYTKFRAIAVVTELSEPASPCGLCRQFLVEFGDYKVVVGTASNNKILITSTRALLPFAFTPESLDTFEQEKASEAKGLKQDDATEHNVTVVS
- the pam-1 gene encoding Puromycin-sensitive aminopeptidase (Confirmed by transcript evidence), yielding MAACGNPSAAVKFERLPTFAEPTHYNVRLSPCLNQFSFDGHATIDVTIKEATDVLKVHAQSLLIQSVSLITQPGDASKSLETSYDDKLNILTIKLPTTMQPQKVQLDFKFVGELNDKMRGFYRSQYKDKNGTEKFLASTQFESTYARYAFPCFDEPIYKATFDVTLEVENHLTALSNMNVISETPTADGKRKAVTFATSPKMSSYLVAFAVGELEYISAQTKSGVEMRVYTVPGKKEQGQYSLDLSVKCIDWYNEWFDIKYPLPKCDLIAIPDFSMGAMENWGLVTYREIALLVDPGVTSTRQKSRVALVVAHELAHLWFGNLVTMKWWTDLWLKEGFASFMEYMFVGANCPEFKIWLHFLNDELASGMGLDALRNSHPIEVEIDNPNELDEIYDSITYAKSNSVNRMLCYYLSEPVFQKGLRLYLKRFQYSNAVTQDLWTALSEASGQNVNELMSGWTQQMGFPVLKVSQRQDGNNRILTVEQRRFISDGGEDPKNSQWQVPITVAVGSSPSDVKARFLLKEKQQEFTIEGVAPGEWVKLNSGTTGFYRVEYSDEMLTAMLPDIASRRMPVLDRFGLINDLSALLNTGRVSIAQFVQVAASSAKEDEYVVWGAIDEGMSKLLACAREMSEDTLKSAKQLVVKMFEQTGAELGFAEQAGEDSQKMMLRSLVQARLARAGHQPTIDKFTQMFNDFLEKGTPIHPDIRLATFGVVARYGGKEGFDKLMNLRETTTFQEIERQTMVAMSQTPEESLLAQLFEYGFEKNKVRPQDQLYLFLGTGATHMGQQYAWKYFCEHIKEFLDKYGGANSSLFQRCLKFAGESFGNEKRAVEFQDFFCNCNVLSDTDRQTLARPIGQTVEAIRLNARLLESNRQIIENLLKQSNV
- the pam-1 gene encoding Puromycin-sensitive aminopeptidase (Confirmed by transcript evidence), encoding MLGRLAVRQAVRCSKASIKPVNTHQLCLRNFSAIRRLSFVAGAQCRPYHTTANMLHRTARGEHGMAACGNPSAAVKFERLPTFAEPTHYNVRLSPCLNQFSFDGHATIDVTIKEATDVLKVHAQSLLIQSVSLITQPGDASKSLETSYDDKLNILTIKLPTTMQPQKVQLDFKFVGELNDKMRGFYRSQYKDKNGTEKFLASTQFESTYARYAFPCFDEPIYKATFDVTLEVENHLTALSNMNVISETPTADGKRKAVTFATSPKMSSYLVAFAVGELEYISAQTKSGVEMRVYTVPGKKEQGQYSLDLSVKCIDWYNEWFDIKYPLPKCDLIAIPDFSMGAMENWGLVTYREIALLVDPGVTSTRQKSRVALVVAHELAHLWFGNLVTMKWWTDLWLKEGFASFMEYMFVGANCPEFKIWLHFLNDELASGMGLDALRNSHPIEVEIDNPNELDEIYDSITYAKSNSVNRMLCYYLSEPVFQKGLRLYLKRFQYSNAVTQDLWTALSEASGQNVNELMSGWTQQMGFPVLKVSQRQDGNNRILTVEQRRFISDGGEDPKNSQWQVPITVAVGSSPSDVKARFLLKEKQQEFTIEGVAPGEWVKLNSGTTGFYRVEYSDEMLTAMLPDIASRRMPVLDRFGLINDLSALLNTGRVSIAQFVQVAASSAKEDEYVVWGAIDEGMSKLLACAREMSEDTLKSAKQLVVKMFEQTGAELGFAEQAGEDSQKMMLRSLVQARLARAGHQPTIDKFTQMFNDFLEKGTPIHPDIRLATFGVVARYGGKEGFDKLMNLRETTTFQEIERQTMVAMSQTPEESLLAQLFEYGFEKNKVRPQDQLYLFLGTGATHMGQQYAWKYFCEHIKEFLDKYGGANSSLFQRCLKFAGESFGNEKRAVEFQDFFCNCNVLSDTDRQTLARPIGQTVEAIRLNARLLESNRQIIENLLKQSNV